In candidate division WOR-3 bacterium, the genomic window GGTCCGCCGCGAGATAAGTGAAGAGACCGGTCTTGAGCTGGAGAACCTGCGTCAGTTCCACGTGTACTCCGACCCAAGGCGTGACCCCCGCTGCCACTGTATCTCCGTTGTTTTCTCGGCCCGAGGCAAAGGTGAACCGCGGGCCGGAGATGATGCGGCCGACTTCCGGTTCATCAGTCTGGACTCAATTCCGGATTCAGAAATTGTATTCGACCACGCACAGATTCTTGCCGATTTCAGGGACTCTGCGCTAAACGCTAGGCTTGTGAACTTCCCGAGCCAGTCCAGGCCCTGATAGGTTCCTTGCAGAGTTACCCCAGACACCTGGCACCAGACGACAAATCCGGTACCGAGACGCTACTCTGAGTATTCGGCGCAGCAATCGTCGTCTTCCCAGACCGTAACCGCCCGAACGGGATAGTGTTTCGCCATCTCCTCGTAGAAATGCCGGGCCAGATTCTCAGAAGTCGGGTTGAAATCGTAGACCTCGTTGAGCATCGTATGATCCGGCAATATGCTTTCCAGTCGTCGGCCGACCTCAAGAAAGTCCGCAACCATACCCGGCTGCTTGAGCCGGCTTGAGCTGACCGCGACCTCGACCCGGTAGTTGTGACCGTGGACTGCCTCGCACCTTGAGCTCATGCCCCGGACCGCGTGGGCCGCGCTGAAAGTCCGGCTAACCCGCACGGTGTCCATTCGTCCTCCTTACTTATCCAGCCCCAGT contains:
- a CDS encoding NUDIX hydrolase, producing the protein MLARQPKLAVDCIILVSGKVLLIRRKNPPIGWALPGGFVEYGETVEDAVRREISEETGLELENLRQFHVYSDPRRDPRCHCISVVFSARGKGEPRAGDDAADFRFISLDSIPDSEIVFDHAQILADFRDSALNARLVNFPSQSRP
- a CDS encoding 6-carboxytetrahydropterin synthase gives rise to the protein MDTVRVSRTFSAAHAVRGMSSRCEAVHGHNYRVEVAVSSSRLKQPGMVADFLEVGRRLESILPDHTMLNEVYDFNPTSENLARHFYEEMAKHYPVRAVTVWEDDDCCAEYSE